The Terriglobus roseus sequence CAGTCGAGCATGGATCACTCTGCTTGCGCTGGACGTTGTGACAGTCGCTGCCTTCTCCTTCTTCACCTTCGTGCATCCGAGCTGGATGCTGCGGAGCTGGGCGGCCGGCATCGTGACCGCGGCGATGTACGGCTGGCTCATCTTGCTGGTGCTGCGGTCAGAGGAAGAGGTGATTCAGCCCGCAGTCAAGACCATGGCGTGGCTGTTTGCATTGCATATCGCGGTGAATGCTGCACGGTTGATCGTGTGGCGCTATACCGGCACGCAGCTCTGGTTCAGCGGCATGAATATACTCACCATCGGCGGCGTCGCCCTGTGTCCCGCCTGGATGGACAGCCTTCGGAAGCACGAAAGCATGGAGCGCACGGCCATGTCCGATCCATTGACGGGGCTCTATAACCGTCGTGCGCTGGACGCTGTTGGTGTCTCCGAGTTACGCCTGGCGACGGCGGCCGGCCAGCCATCGTCCGCACTGATGTTGGACGTGGACAACTTCAAGGAGATCAACGATACCCAGGGCCATGGTGCTGGCGACGCCGCGCTGCGCGCCATCAGCGGCATTCTGCGGAGCGTTTGCCCCATAAGCATGCGCATTGGCGGCGATGAGTTTCTTGCCCTGCTGCCTGGGGCGGATGAACACGCAGCAGGCATCGTGGAATCGCAGGTCCGAATGGCGCTTGCCGCGCTTGCGCTGCAAACACCATGGGGCGAACCTTATATCTTGACTGTGAGCATCGGCTCAGCGACGCTACGCGGCGCCACCACGACCCTCCCCAACCTGATGCACGCCAGCGATGTCCTGCTGTACCAGGAAAAACAAGCGAGAGCGATGCGCGGGAACCATGGATCCGATTCCTGGCTGACCCGGCAGGACCGTCAGAGTGTTATTACTTCGGCCCACTAGTCGCTCAGGATGGTACCGGCTGATATTTTGTTTCTTAACCGTCCGACGCAGGACAGGCAGCCGAACGTATGGACCGTCGAACCCTTTTTTCAATGCAGGCCGGCCTGTTGCTCTTTCTGGGCGGCGTGATTCTGCTCGCTTTTCACCGTCAACGCGGCCAGAAACGCGACAAGGGATCCGTATGGTTTGCCGCCGCTTACCTTTGCTCGGGCCTGGGACTTGCGCTGCAATCGGAACGGGATGTCATTCCGCCTTTCTTCGCGATCGTCCTTGGAAACTTCTTCTTCCTGCTCTTCGGTGTTCTCGCGAACTACGCCGTGTGCGCAACCACGCGCCAGCGGAGCCGGACCTGGACGTACCTGCTTGCACTGAACTTCGCTACCGTCGCGAACTTCACCTACTACACCTACTGGCAGCCGAACCTGTTTCTGCGTGTGATGGAAGCGGGCGCCGTGATTGTGCTGATGCACCTGGCACTGATCGTCGCGCTGCTGCGGGTCCGTGAGCGCGTCATTCAACCAGCGATGCGCAGCATGGCACTGCTGCTGGGGCTGCACTCCTTCTTTGCCCTTGCACGAATGTCGATGGTCGTGCAGCGACGCAACGCCGATGTTCTGCTTTCCTGGATCGGCGTGATCACCATCGCAGGCCTGGCGCTCTGCTACCTGTGGATGGACAGCCTGCGGGTCCACGCGGAGTTGGAACAGAGCGCCATGACGGACCCGTTAACCGGGCTCTACAATCGGCGAATCCTGGAAGTGACTGCTATCCATGAAATTCAGCGGGCGGCCCGCAGAGGACTGCCCTGCTCCGCGATAATGCTGGACGTCGATCGCTTCAAGGTCATCAACGACGAACTGGGGCACGCCGCCGGCGACTCATCCCTGAGTGCGGTCGCTGGGGCTCTGCAGGCAAGCCTGCGGGCGTCCGACATCGCAACGCGCCTGGGTGGCGACGAGTTTTTTGTCCTGCTGCCGGGCGCTGATGAGGCCTCCGCCGGGCTGGTTGTAGCGCGTATCCGAGCTGCCATCGCCGCCCTGAGGTTGCAGACGATGGGCGGAGAGAGTTTCTCCGTCTCAGTCAGTGTGGGCCAGGTAACGCAGCGCGGCACAAAGATGACCGTGGAAGATCTGCTGCATGCCAGCGACATCATGTTGTACCGCGAGAAGCAGCTCAGCCGCTCCCGGGGCTTTGGTAGCGGGACACGTCAGGCGGGCGGAGCCCAGGTCCACCCCTCCAACGCGTAGGCAGGATCACGTGGATCCGGCAGCCGGTAAAATCCATCGCGATGCTGCGCCATCACCATGCAGCTGACCAAGGCGTCAAAAGCATCCTCGCCATCCCGCGCCTTCGCCATCGCGGTGCGGCTCAACGCCGCATAGGCGGGATCCGTGCGGCGCTTCTGCTGCAGGTAAGCCGCACGCTTCTCGGGGTTGGACTTGTGCACCGGGCCGGTATTCAGCCGCGAATACATCTCGACCATAAGAGGTTTGCCTGGCTTCGGCCTGTCGAAGGGCCACGCAAGAAAGCCCGCACTGTGCAGCCGCTGCAGCGTCTTCATGCCACGCAGAGATGCCGTGCCCACGGAACCCGAGCCGCCGATCTGAAAGACCGACTTGGGCGTAATGCCCTTCACGCGCAGCGCGCGCTCTTCCTCAGGAATGTGCGCAATCAGCTTGCAGTCGATGTCCGTTGCACGCAGCATTCGATGCAGCATCGGTCCGCTGAACTCCGCAGGACGCTTATGTGGCTTGCCCCAGAAGCGACGATCCTCGCTCTCGCGTGACAGCCACCGCTCGCCGTGCTCCGCGACTGTCTGCCAAAACTGCGGTGCAGACTTTGCGCCGACTTCGTGTAAAAACCACGCGGGAAAGCTGAAGCAGAAATCGAAACCAACGACGAGCGCCGGATCCTTTTTCGCGAGCGCGATCAGCCACTCGCCAACCTCGTCCCGCGTGCGACCGTTCTCAACGCGCACCTTGCCCTGCTGCCACACCGCCGCAACAATGTGGCGACGCTGCCCGGCGATGTCGATACGGCCGGACCAGTCAATGGCAATGACGGTCGTCGGTGCGGGAATCGGAGAAGGAAGCACCCTCGTTGGATGCGGCGGATGCGCGTTAGTCGTCGCTGCTCTCAGCCTCGGCACGATCCAGCGCGGTCTCCCCCGCCTTCAACGACCGCAGCACTGTAACGATTGACTTGGATGAGAAACCAGCGGAAGTCAGCCGGCGCAGCACGCGCGCGGTGCTCTTGTCGTCCGTCGGTGGCGGAATGCGCTTGCGCTCCATGTGCGTGCGGACCAGCATGAGTTCAT is a genomic window containing:
- a CDS encoding GGDEF domain-containing protein, yielding MQAALLILLSGVILLAFRDYRRQRGDRSAPWLVAAYLTNGVALALLALEQTPHPRLTIVLGNVLLLAFPGLACRALSEATGQPRSRAWITLLALDVVTVAAFSFFTFVHPSWMLRSWAAGIVTAAMYGWLILLVLRSEEEVIQPAVKTMAWLFALHIAVNAARLIVWRYTGTQLWFSGMNILTIGGVALCPAWMDSLRKHESMERTAMSDPLTGLYNRRALDAVGVSELRLATAAGQPSSALMLDVDNFKEINDTQGHGAGDAALRAISGILRSVCPISMRIGGDEFLALLPGADEHAAGIVESQVRMALAALALQTPWGEPYILTVSIGSATLRGATTTLPNLMHASDVLLYQEKQARAMRGNHGSDSWLTRQDRQSVITSAH
- a CDS encoding GGDEF domain-containing protein — encoded protein: MDRRTLFSMQAGLLLFLGGVILLAFHRQRGQKRDKGSVWFAAAYLCSGLGLALQSERDVIPPFFAIVLGNFFFLLFGVLANYAVCATTRQRSRTWTYLLALNFATVANFTYYTYWQPNLFLRVMEAGAVIVLMHLALIVALLRVRERVIQPAMRSMALLLGLHSFFALARMSMVVQRRNADVLLSWIGVITIAGLALCYLWMDSLRVHAELEQSAMTDPLTGLYNRRILEVTAIHEIQRAARRGLPCSAIMLDVDRFKVINDELGHAAGDSSLSAVAGALQASLRASDIATRLGGDEFFVLLPGADEASAGLVVARIRAAIAALRLQTMGGESFSVSVSVGQVTQRGTKMTVEDLLHASDIMLYREKQLSRSRGFGSGTRQAGGAQVHPSNA